One window of Paroedura picta isolate Pp20150507F chromosome 2, Ppicta_v3.0, whole genome shotgun sequence genomic DNA carries:
- the TMX1 gene encoding thioredoxin-related transmembrane protein 1 — translation MAAAGGRGAPLLLLLLVLLVAAGRALGGRSQVRPLSDGTWRELLAGEWMVEFYAPWCPACQNLQPEWESFAEWGEDLEINVAKVDVTAQPGLSGRFIITALPTIYHCKDGEFRRYQGARTKTDFINFISDQEWKSIEPVSPWLGPSSFLMSSMSALFQLSMWIRDGHNYFTESLGLPPWGSYAIFASATLFSGLVLGLLMVFLADCLCPSKRTRPPPYPHHRKLSESAEPWEQPAEEAEPREAGVTKAEPECQEPPTMLPNALRQRAVPPAAGAVKS, via the exons ATGGCGGCCGCCGGGGGACGCggggcgccgctgctgctgctgctgctggtgctgctggtggcGGCCGGGCGGGCTCTGGGCGGGCGCAGCCAAGTGCGGCCGCTGAGCGACGGGACGTGGCGGGAGCTGCTGGCGGGGGAATGGATGGTGGAGTT CTATGCCCCTTGGTGTCCTGCTTGCCAGAACTTACAGCCTGAATGGGAAAGCTTTGCTGAATGGGGAGAAGACCTTGAAATTAACGTCGCCAAAGTGGATGTGACAGCACAACCAG GGCTGAGCGGGCGGTTTATCATAACAGCTCTCCCCACCATCTACCA CTGCAAAGATGGAGAGTTTCGGCGGTACCAGGGTGCACGGACTAAAACAGACTTCATCAACTTCATCAGTGACCAAGAATGGAAGTCCATTGAGCCTGTTTCGCCTTGGCTTGGCCCATCTTCATTCCT GATGAGCAGCATGTCGGCGCTCTTCCAGCTGTCCATGTGGATCAGG gACGGCCACAACTACTTCACGGAAAGCCTCGGCCTGCCGCCCTGGGGGTCATACGCCATCTTTGCCTCGGCCACCTTGTTCTCGGGCCTGGTGCTGGGTCTG CTGATGGTGTTTCTGGCTGACTGTCTCTGCCCCTCCAAAAGGACCAGGCCGCCTCCGTACCCGCATCACA GAAAATTATCGGAATCTGCGGAGCCCTGGGAGCAGCCGGCGGAAGAGGCTGAGCCGAGAGAGGCTGGCGTCACCAAGGCTGAGCCCGAgtgccaagagccccccaccatGTTGCCAAACGCACTGCGGCAGCGAGCCGTGCCCCCTGCCGCGGGAGCTGTGAAGTCATAG
- the KLHL28 gene encoding kelch-like protein 28: MDQPSPTYMIANLAPLHSEQLLQGLNLLRQHHELCDIILRVGDVKIHAHKVVLASISPYFKAMFSGNLSEKENSEVEFQCIAEAALQAIVEYAYTGTVFISQDTVESLLPAANLLQIKLVLKECCTFLESQLDPGNCIGISRFAETYGCHDLYLAANKYICQNFEDVCQTEEFFELTHSELDEIVSNDCLNVVTEETVFYALESWIKYDVQERQKYLAQLLHCVRLPLLSVKFLTRLYEANHLIRDDHTCKHLLNEALKYHFMPEHRLSYQTVLTTRPRCPPKLLCAVGGKAGLFACLESVEMYFPQNDSWIGLAPLRVPRYEFGICVLDQKIYVMGGIAAPTCQGADHNKHERTVECWDPDTNTWASLESMNEGRSTLGVAVLAREIYALGGYDGQSYLRSVEKYIPRVKEWQPIAPMTKTRSCFSAAVLDGMIYAIGGYGPAHMNSMERYDPGKDLWEMVAPMADKRINFGVGVMLGFLFVVGGHNGVSHLSSIERYDPHQNQWTVCCPMKEPRTGVGAAVIDTYLYVVGGHSGSSYLNTVQKYNPISDSWLDTAGMTNCRCNFGLTAL, translated from the exons ATGGACCAGCCGTCTCCAACCTATATGATTGCCAACTTAGCCCCCTTGCATTCAgaacagctcctgcagggcctcaaCCTCCTCCGGCAGCACCATGAGCTCTGCGACATCATCCTGCGCGTCGGAGACGTCAAGATCCATGCCCACAAGGTGGTGCTCGCCAGCATCAGCCCCTACTTCAAGGCCATGTTCAGCGGCAACCTGTCCGAAAAGGAGAACTCTGAAGTGGAGTTCCAGTGCATTGCAGAGGCCGCCCTGCAGGCCATCGTGGAGTACGCTTACACGGGGACGGTGTTCATCTCGCAGGACACGGTGGAGTCTCTCTTGCCGGCCGCCAACCTTCTCCAGATCAAGCTGGTCCTGAAGGAATGCTGCACCTTCCTGGAAAGCCAGCTGGATCCCGGGAACTGCATTGGGATCTCTCGCTTTGCAGAGACGTACGGCTGCCACGACCTCTACTTGGCCGCCAACAAATACATTTGCCAGAACTTTGAAGATGTTTGCCAGACAGAGGAGTTTTTTGAGCTGACGCATTCTGAGTTGGACGAAATTGTCTCCAACGACTGCTTGAACGTGGTCACAGAAGAGACCGTCTTCTACGCACTGGAGTCCTGGATCAAGTACGATGTGCAGGAGCGCCAGAAGTACCTGGCGCAGCTCCTGCACTGCGTGCGCCTGCCTCTGCTGAGCGTGAAGTTCCTCACCCGGCTCTACGAAGCCAACCACCTTATTCGCGATGACCACACCTGTAAGCACCTGCTGAACGAAGCCCTGAAGTACCATTTCATGCCTGAGCACAGGCTCTCTTACCAGACGGTGCTAACCACACGCCCTCGCTGCCCACCTAAATTGCTCTGTGCTGTGGGAGGAAAAGCCGGACTCTTTGCTTGTTTGGAAAG cgTGGAGATGTACTTCCCTCAGAACGACTCCTGGATAGGCCTGGCACCTCTGCGCGTCCCTCGCTACGAATTTGGAATCTGCGTCCTCGACCAGAAGATCTACGTGATGGGGGGGATTGCCGCCCCCACGTGTCAAGGTGCCGACCACAACAAACACGAGCGGACTGTGGAATGCTGGGATCCCGACACAAACACCTGGGCCTCGCTGGAAAGCATGAACGAGGGCAGGAGCACCCTGGGCGTAGCAGTTCTGGCCCGGGAAATCTATGCCTTGGGGGGTTACGACGGGCAGTCCTACCTGCGCTCCGTGGAGAAGTACATCCCGCGGGTGAAGGAGTGGCAGCCCATCGCACCCATGACCAAAACCAGGAGTTGCTTCTCGGCAGCCGTGTTGGACGGCATGATCTACGCCATCGGGGGCTATGGCCCTGCACATATGAACAG CATGGAGCGATACGATCCcggcaaggacttgtgggagatGGTCGCCCCGATGGCAGACAAGCGAATCAACTTTGGCGTTGGCGTCATGCTGGGCTTCCTTTTTGTCGTCGGTGGGCACAACGGCGTCTCTCACCTCTCCAGCATTGAGAGATACGACCCTCATCAGAACCAGTGGACTGTGTGCTGCCCCATGAAGGAACCCAGGACAG gcgtGGGCGCTGCCGTCATTGACACCTACCTGTACGTTGTCGGCGGCCACTCGGGCTCCTCCTACCTGAACACCGTCCAGAAGTACAACCCCATCTCAGACAGCTGGCTGGACACAGCCGGCATGACGAACTGCCGATGCAATTTTGGCTTGACCGCGCTGTGA